From the genome of Cedecea lapagei, one region includes:
- a CDS encoding oxidoreductase, whose translation MTLHCAFIGFGKSTTRYHLPFVLVRKDKLNVAHIFRRSEKPELEQQPQYAGIHFTSQLDDILSDPKVKLVVICTHVDSHFDYAKKALEAGKNVLVEKPFTPTLAEARELFALAKEKGLVVTPYQNRRFDACFLTMKKAIESGKLGKIVEIESHFDMYRPDAPANPGKPADGAFYGLGVHTMDQIISLFGRPDHVAYDIRSLRNKANPDDTFEAQLFYGDLKAIVKTSHLVKIDYPKFIVHGTKGSFVKYGIDQQETSLKAYIMPGEPGFGADSSVATLEYVNDAGETVREEWRPEVGDYGRVYDALYDTLIDGKPNYVREIEALTNLEILERGFEQPSPATISLS comes from the coding sequence ATGACTCTGCACTGTGCCTTCATCGGCTTTGGAAAAAGTACGACCCGCTACCACCTTCCGTTTGTTCTGGTACGCAAAGATAAGCTCAACGTTGCCCATATCTTCCGCCGCAGCGAAAAGCCGGAGCTGGAGCAGCAACCGCAGTACGCCGGGATCCACTTTACCAGCCAGCTTGATGACATCCTCAGCGACCCGAAGGTTAAGCTGGTGGTGATTTGCACCCACGTCGACAGCCATTTCGACTATGCGAAAAAGGCGCTGGAAGCGGGTAAAAACGTGCTGGTGGAAAAACCGTTTACTCCAACGCTTGCCGAAGCACGCGAGCTGTTTGCGCTGGCTAAGGAGAAGGGGCTGGTGGTCACGCCTTACCAGAACCGCCGCTTTGACGCCTGCTTCCTGACGATGAAAAAAGCCATCGAGAGCGGTAAACTCGGCAAGATCGTGGAAATTGAAAGCCACTTTGATATGTATCGCCCCGATGCGCCAGCAAACCCTGGTAAACCGGCTGACGGCGCCTTCTACGGCCTTGGCGTGCATACCATGGATCAAATCATCTCTCTGTTTGGCCGCCCGGACCACGTCGCCTATGACATCCGCAGCCTGCGCAACAAAGCCAACCCGGACGATACCTTCGAGGCCCAGCTGTTCTATGGCGATCTCAAAGCTATCGTGAAAACCAGCCACCTGGTGAAAATCGATTACCCGAAATTTATCGTGCACGGCACCAAAGGCTCGTTTGTGAAGTACGGTATCGACCAGCAGGAAACCAGCCTCAAAGCCTACATCATGCCGGGTGAGCCTGGGTTCGGCGCGGACAGCAGCGTGGCCACGCTTGAATACGTAAACGACGCCGGTGAAACGGTGCGCGAGGAGTGGAGACCGGAAGTGGGCGACTATGGCCGCGTCTACGATGCGCTGTACGACACGCTGATCGACGGCAAGCCTAATTACGTCAGAGAAATTGAAGCTCTCACTAACCTGGAAATTCTGGAACGCGGCTTTGAACAGCCCTCGCCTGCGACAATAAGCCTCTCCTGA
- a CDS encoding pirin family protein — protein MIYLRKAQDRGHANHGWLDSWHTFSFADYYDTHFMGFSALRVINEDVIDAGQGFGTHPHKDMEILTYVLEGAVEHQDSMGNKERVPAGEFQIMSAGTGIRHSEYNASQTEPLRLYQIWIIPEKTGITPRYDQRRFDAPQGRQLVLSPDARDGSLKVYQDMELSRWALAKDEQSVYQIPADRRVWIQVVKGDVSINGTQVKTSDAVAVWDEQAISIHANEASEILLFDLPPV, from the coding sequence ATGATCTACTTAAGAAAAGCACAGGACCGCGGCCATGCGAACCACGGTTGGCTGGACAGCTGGCACACTTTCTCTTTTGCCGACTATTATGACACCCACTTTATGGGCTTCTCGGCGCTGCGGGTTATTAACGAAGACGTTATCGATGCGGGCCAGGGCTTCGGTACCCATCCTCATAAAGACATGGAAATTCTGACCTATGTGCTGGAAGGGGCCGTGGAGCACCAGGACAGCATGGGCAACAAAGAACGAGTGCCTGCGGGTGAGTTCCAGATTATGAGCGCCGGGACCGGGATCCGCCACTCCGAGTACAATGCCAGCCAGACCGAGCCGCTGCGCCTGTACCAGATTTGGATTATTCCAGAAAAAACCGGGATCACGCCGCGTTACGATCAGCGCCGTTTTGATGCGCCTCAGGGCCGCCAGCTGGTGCTTTCTCCGGATGCACGCGACGGTTCGCTGAAGGTTTATCAGGATATGGAGCTTTCCCGCTGGGCGCTGGCAAAAGATGAGCAGTCGGTGTATCAAATCCCGGCCGACCGCCGCGTCTGGATCCAGGTCGTAAAAGGCGACGTGTCGATCAACGGCACGCAGGTAAAAACCAGCGATGCTGTCGCGGTGTGGGATGAGCAGGCGATATCTATTCACGCTAATGAAGCGAGTGAAATCCTGCTGTTCGATCTGCCGCCGGTATAA